The following are encoded together in the Planctobacterium marinum genome:
- the dnaA gene encoding chromosomal replication initiator protein DnaA gives MQIWQSCLKRLQEDLPAQQYSMWLRPLEPEVEGNCLTLFAPNRFVLDWVRDKYLGQISDLIAEYSDNADLTLKFDVISNKQQSAPVAPVSPAVQFAPQVPVVAPAKVEPTRPVKSAAAPVEVKPAAQKSNINKNYQFDNFVEGKSNQLARAAAQQVADNPGGSYNPLFIYGGTGLGKTHLLHAVGNGIIKQKKDANVVYMHSERFVQDMVKALQNNAIEEFKRYYRSVDALLIDDIQFFANKERSQEEFFHTFNALLEENQQVILTSDRYPKEIDGVDDRLKSRFGWGLTIIIEPPELETRVAILMKKAAENRVNLPNEVAFFIAKRLRTNVRELEGALNRVIANANFTGKPITIEFVRDALRDLLALQDKLVTIDNIQKTTAEYYKIKVSDLLSKRRSRSVARPRQIAMALAKELTNHSLPEIGDAFGGRDHTTVLHACRKVKELKDENHSVKEDFQNLIRTLSS, from the coding sequence ATGCAAATTTGGCAAAGTTGCCTGAAACGACTTCAGGAAGATCTCCCGGCACAACAGTACAGCATGTGGTTGAGACCATTAGAGCCTGAAGTTGAAGGGAACTGCTTAACGCTATTTGCTCCAAACCGATTCGTATTAGATTGGGTAAGGGATAAGTATTTGGGGCAAATTAGCGATCTTATTGCAGAATATTCGGATAATGCCGATCTCACTCTCAAGTTTGATGTAATTTCTAATAAGCAACAGAGTGCCCCAGTTGCTCCGGTTTCACCGGCGGTTCAATTCGCACCTCAAGTACCTGTTGTTGCTCCTGCTAAGGTTGAGCCGACCAGGCCAGTCAAAAGTGCTGCAGCGCCAGTAGAAGTAAAGCCTGCTGCGCAGAAAAGTAACATCAATAAAAACTATCAGTTTGACAATTTCGTAGAAGGTAAGAGTAACCAATTAGCAAGGGCAGCTGCTCAGCAAGTTGCAGACAACCCCGGTGGTTCTTATAACCCGCTATTTATCTATGGTGGTACCGGTTTGGGTAAAACCCACCTGTTACACGCTGTAGGTAATGGCATTATTAAGCAGAAAAAAGATGCCAATGTAGTTTACATGCATTCTGAACGTTTCGTGCAAGACATGGTTAAAGCGTTACAGAATAACGCCATTGAAGAATTTAAGCGTTACTACCGCTCCGTTGATGCATTGTTGATAGATGATATTCAGTTTTTCGCAAATAAAGAACGTTCTCAAGAAGAGTTCTTTCATACATTTAATGCATTACTCGAAGAAAATCAGCAGGTTATATTAACATCTGATCGTTATCCGAAAGAGATTGATGGCGTTGATGATCGTTTGAAATCACGATTTGGTTGGGGCCTAACCATTATCATTGAGCCACCTGAACTCGAAACACGTGTCGCCATTTTGATGAAAAAAGCCGCTGAGAACCGCGTTAATTTGCCCAACGAAGTCGCGTTCTTCATCGCAAAGAGATTGCGCACTAATGTTCGAGAATTGGAAGGTGCATTAAATCGTGTCATCGCAAACGCTAATTTCACCGGAAAGCCCATCACAATTGAATTTGTTCGCGATGCACTAAGAGATTTACTTGCACTTCAGGATAAACTTGTAACAATAGACAACATACAAAAGACAACAGCTGAATACTACAAAATAAAAGTATCTGACCTGTTATCCAAGCGTCGTAGTAGAAGCGTGGCGAGGCCAAGACAAATTGCTATGGCCTTAGCTAAGGAACTCACTAACCATAGTCTACCTGAAATAGGGGATGCCTTCGGTGGTAGAGATCACACTACTGTTTTACATGCATGTAGAAAAGTTAAAGAGCTGAAAGACGAAAATCACAGCGTGAAAGAAGACTTTCAGAATTTAATCCGAACCTTGTCGTCATAA
- the dnaN gene encoding DNA polymerase III subunit beta yields the protein MRFSIAREDFLTPLQLVSGAVEKRHTLPILSNVLIKVEEGSLWLTGTDLEVELIASTVLSGDVVDGEVTVPARKLFDICRSLAPEANIEFFVDGSKVLVKSARSRYTLSTLPADDYPNLEDWEGEIEFEISQKNLRSLIEKTHFSMAQQDVRYYLNGLSLELEGDLIRSVATDGHRLALSKHILDGAAFPTSQVIIPRKGVMEILRLIGDEDSSLKIQIGSNHIRLYSAEFIFTSKLVDGRFPDYRRVLPRDGDKTVLANKSLLKDALTRASILSNEKFRGIRLDLSSAELQITANNPEQEEAVEVIDVDYQGDSLEIGFNVAYLIDVLGAIDDETIKLTLADSNSSALVEAQSTDKCLYVVMPMRL from the coding sequence ATGAGATTTTCGATAGCGCGCGAAGACTTTCTGACACCTTTACAACTTGTTTCCGGGGCGGTAGAAAAGAGACATACATTGCCCATTTTGTCTAATGTACTAATTAAAGTTGAAGAAGGTTCTCTTTGGCTAACAGGCACTGATTTAGAAGTCGAACTGATTGCAAGTACGGTATTAAGCGGAGATGTTGTAGACGGTGAGGTAACTGTACCAGCGAGAAAGCTGTTTGATATCTGTCGTAGCCTCGCTCCAGAAGCTAACATAGAGTTCTTTGTTGATGGCAGTAAAGTATTGGTAAAAAGTGCTCGAAGTCGTTACACGCTATCAACTCTACCTGCTGATGATTACCCAAATCTTGAAGATTGGGAAGGTGAAATCGAATTTGAAATTTCACAAAAGAACTTACGTTCTTTAATCGAGAAAACCCACTTCTCCATGGCACAGCAAGATGTACGTTACTATTTAAATGGATTGTCACTGGAACTTGAGGGAGATCTAATTCGCTCTGTTGCAACCGATGGTCACAGACTTGCTTTGAGTAAGCACATTCTAGACGGCGCTGCATTTCCTACCAGTCAGGTAATCATTCCCAGAAAAGGGGTTATGGAAATCCTGCGCTTGATTGGTGATGAAGATTCCTCACTTAAGATACAGATTGGGTCAAATCACATTCGTTTATACTCAGCTGAATTTATTTTTACCAGTAAACTGGTGGACGGAAGGTTTCCTGACTACCGCAGAGTCTTACCCAGAGACGGTGATAAAACAGTTCTTGCGAACAAGTCGTTGTTAAAAGATGCCTTAACACGTGCTTCTATTCTTTCTAACGAAAAATTTCGTGGTATTCGCTTAGATTTAAGCAGCGCTGAGTTGCAAATAACAGCAAATAACCCGGAGCAAGAAGAAGCTGTCGAGGTTATTGATGTTGACTATCAAGGTGATTCATTAGAGATTGGTTTCAACGTTGCATATTTAATAGATGTTCTAGGCGCTATAGATGATGAAACTATCAAACTAACTTTAGCTGATTCTAATAGTAGTGCTTTGGTAGAGGCACAGTCTACTGATAAATGTCTGTATGTCGTTATGCCCATGAGACTGTAA
- the recF gene encoding DNA replication/repair protein RecF (All proteins in this family for which functions are known are DNA-binding proteins that assist the filamentation of RecA onto DNA for the initiation of recombination or recombinational repair.) — translation MILKQLMLSDFRNIKEIDLTLSEGCNVISGDNGSGKTSLLEAIYLFWNGRSFRSSRIQDTVNVDGKSVLIRGNAEDDEQVFPFGFQYTKQDKSRLYKFNGETIRRSSDLATLLPVYYFSPQTDNLVSGSAGSRRSLLFWYLFHVEPTFRERFSSLQKAVKQRNQLLRSGGGESEFSFWENQITELSDELRLSTEHRMIALEKQFSLECGEIEDAEYNIESLLNRIKGISAKYSWEAKADLALALSEKRTYEAKLGYTTLGFQKCDFGFDTNYNKRNFSRGEEKTLTLILMISILKTVYFETKKSILFLIDDLSAELDSKFIRLLLDKLASLPLQLFITTLTKDSLFESVSEYFSKFKMFHVKQGGVVEEQNV, via the coding sequence ATGATTCTAAAGCAATTGATGTTATCCGATTTTAGAAACATCAAAGAGATAGATTTGACACTTTCTGAGGGCTGTAATGTCATCAGTGGCGACAATGGTTCTGGAAAGACATCACTGCTGGAAGCGATTTATTTATTTTGGAATGGTCGTTCTTTCAGAAGCTCGAGGATTCAAGATACTGTTAATGTAGACGGGAAAAGCGTGCTTATTCGTGGTAATGCGGAAGATGATGAGCAAGTTTTTCCTTTTGGCTTTCAGTATACTAAGCAAGACAAAAGCCGGCTTTATAAATTCAATGGCGAGACTATTCGTAGAAGTTCTGACTTAGCTACCTTGTTACCTGTCTATTATTTTTCTCCGCAAACTGACAATCTGGTATCCGGGTCTGCAGGGTCTCGAAGGAGTCTATTGTTTTGGTACTTGTTCCACGTGGAACCAACGTTTAGAGAACGCTTCTCATCGTTACAAAAAGCGGTAAAGCAGCGCAATCAATTACTACGTTCGGGTGGTGGAGAATCTGAGTTTAGTTTTTGGGAGAACCAAATTACTGAGCTATCCGACGAACTAAGGCTAAGTACTGAACACAGGATGATAGCTTTAGAAAAACAATTCAGCCTCGAATGTGGGGAAATCGAAGATGCCGAATACAATATAGAATCTCTGTTAAACAGAATAAAGGGTATTAGTGCCAAATACTCATGGGAAGCAAAAGCGGATTTAGCATTAGCGTTAAGTGAAAAAAGAACTTATGAGGCCAAATTGGGCTATACCACATTAGGCTTTCAAAAATGCGATTTTGGTTTTGACACAAATTATAATAAGCGAAATTTTAGCCGTGGCGAAGAGAAAACCCTCACATTAATCTTAATGATTTCGATTTTGAAAACGGTTTACTTTGAAACAAAAAAAAGTATTTTATTTCTGATAGATGACCTTTCCGCCGAATTGGATAGTAAGTTTATCAGGTTGCTTTTAGATAAACTGGCTTCTTTGCCATTACAACTATTTATTACGACACTAACTAAAGACTCACTTTTTGAATCCGTAAGTGAATACTTTTCGAAATTCAAAATGTTTCACGTGAAACAAGGTGGAGTCGTTGAGGAACAAAATGTCTGA